In Stenotrophomonas sp. 610A2, one DNA window encodes the following:
- a CDS encoding SH3 domain-containing protein, whose amino-acid sequence MHRLFKSTDGRPRLYLRIAAAAAIIGVVLWFQPQINEPAAQVSNGLNLRSAPDQRAERLAVLPVGTTVEVQRCLDDLQWCNVRADGKSGWVAADYLVARSDGKKVKLADAGKQLGVVIETAKPGG is encoded by the coding sequence ATGCACAGGTTGTTCAAATCCACTGACGGCAGGCCGCGCCTGTATCTGCGTATCGCTGCGGCTGCGGCGATCATCGGCGTGGTGCTGTGGTTCCAGCCGCAGATCAATGAACCTGCCGCCCAGGTCAGCAACGGCTTGAACCTGCGCAGTGCGCCGGACCAGCGAGCAGAGCGTCTGGCGGTATTGCCGGTGGGCACCACGGTGGAAGTGCAGCGCTGCCTGGACGACCTGCAATGGTGCAACGTGCGTGCGGACGGCAAGAGTGGCTGGGTAGCGGCGGATTATCTGGTCGCCCGCAGCGACGGCAAGAAGGTGAAGCTGGCCGATGCCGGCAAGCAGCTGGGTGTGGTCATCGAGACCGCAAAGCCCGGCGGGTGA
- a CDS encoding YbaN family protein gives MPDTPPNGPPDPRTRPPRLRWAWWLLAYVSLGVGIVGIFVPGLPTTVFVLISAWAASHGSERLHRWLLDHPRFGPAIRDWQAHGAVSRKGKWMASLTMLACALITLWCVPLAWVKWTSISIMACVCLWLWLRPLPPGER, from the coding sequence ATGCCTGATACGCCGCCAAATGGTCCTCCCGATCCACGCACGCGCCCACCGCGCCTGCGCTGGGCGTGGTGGCTGCTGGCCTATGTGAGCCTGGGCGTGGGCATCGTCGGCATCTTCGTGCCGGGGCTGCCCACCACCGTCTTCGTGCTGATTTCGGCATGGGCGGCCTCACATGGCTCCGAGCGGCTGCACCGTTGGCTGCTGGACCACCCACGCTTCGGTCCGGCCATCCGCGACTGGCAGGCGCACGGCGCGGTCAGCCGCAAGGGTAAGTGGATGGCCAGCCTGACCATGCTGGCCTGCGCCCTGATCACCCTGTGGTGCGTGCCGCTGGCCTGGGTGAAGTGGACCTCGATCAGCATCATGGCCTGCGTCTGCCTGTGGCTGTGGCTGCGCCCCTTGCCCCCGGGCGAACGCTGA
- a CDS encoding pyridoxal phosphate-dependent aminotransferase produces MNTPHTPHAPYSRRSQEIAPFHVMSLLARANALEQQGHDVIHLEIGEPDFTTAEPIVRAGQAALAAGHTRYTAARGLPALRQAIAGFYGQRYGLDIDPERILVTPGGSGALLLASSLLVDPDKHWLLADPGYPCNRHFLRLVEGAAQLVPVGPESGYQLTPESIAANWNASSVGALVASPANPTGTTLDAGQLAGLSSALKERGGHLVVDEIYHGLTYGFDAPSVLEVDDEAFVLNSFSKYFGMTGWRLGWLVAPPRAVPELEKLAQNLYISAPSMAQHAALACFEPETIAIFEQRREQFRQRSDYLLPALRALGFRIDVEPQGAFYLYCDVSTFTDDAQAFCAHFLETEHVAFTPGLDFGNYRANQHVRIAYTQDVGRLQEAVERIGRGLESWLAGKVG; encoded by the coding sequence ATGAACACGCCCCACACCCCGCACGCCCCATACAGCCGCCGCAGTCAGGAGATCGCGCCCTTCCACGTCATGTCGCTGCTGGCCCGCGCCAACGCGCTGGAGCAGCAAGGGCATGACGTCATCCACCTGGAGATCGGCGAGCCGGACTTCACCACCGCCGAGCCCATCGTCCGCGCCGGCCAGGCTGCTTTGGCCGCTGGCCATACCCGCTATACCGCAGCGCGCGGCCTGCCTGCCCTACGCCAGGCCATTGCTGGCTTCTACGGCCAGCGCTACGGGCTGGATATCGACCCGGAGCGGATCCTGGTCACCCCGGGCGGCTCAGGCGCACTGCTGCTGGCCTCCAGCCTGCTGGTGGACCCGGACAAGCACTGGCTGTTGGCCGACCCCGGCTACCCCTGCAACCGGCATTTCCTGCGGCTGGTGGAAGGCGCGGCGCAGCTGGTGCCGGTTGGGCCTGAAAGTGGTTATCAGCTGACCCCTGAGTCGATTGCGGCCAATTGGAATGCCAGCAGTGTTGGGGCGTTGGTGGCTTCGCCTGCCAATCCGACCGGCACCACCTTGGATGCCGGGCAGTTGGCTGGCTTGTCTTCCGCACTGAAGGAGCGCGGTGGCCATCTGGTGGTGGATGAGATCTACCACGGGCTGACTTATGGCTTTGATGCGCCCAGCGTGCTGGAAGTGGATGACGAGGCGTTCGTGTTGAACAGCTTCTCCAAGTACTTCGGCATGACTGGCTGGCGCCTTGGCTGGCTGGTGGCGCCACCGCGCGCGGTGCCGGAGCTGGAGAAGCTTGCGCAGAACCTGTACATCAGCGCGCCGTCGATGGCGCAGCATGCAGCACTGGCGTGTTTCGAGCCGGAGACGATTGCGATCTTCGAGCAGCGTCGGGAGCAGTTCCGGCAGCGGAGCGACTATCTGTTGCCAGCGTTGCGGGCGCTTGGGTTCCGGATTGATGTGGAGCCGCAGGGTGCGTTCTACCTGTACTGCGATGTGAGCACGTTTACCGATGATGCGCAGGCGTTTTGTGCGCATTTCCTGGAGACCGAGCATGTGGCGTTTACGCCTGGCCTGGATTTTGGGAATTACCGGGCGAACCAGCATGTGCGGATTGCGTATACGCAGGATGTTGGGCGCTTGCAGGAGGCGGTGGAGCGGATTGGGCGGGGGTTGGAGAGCTGGTTGGCTGGGAAGGTTGGCTGA
- a CDS encoding DUF484 family protein — protein sequence MNDTVEKIGAHEVAAWLRRHPTFLKQFPDLALTMVVPRDDGPTASLASYQLEVLRDKNRELSRRLADLGANAQINERLAVRTHQLTLALMRQTSAADTLRAMAASLEEDFAGDLVRIVSFDDVPELAEAPWLQVIAKDDQRLAAFHDCLQDGEPICGRLQQEKNDVLYGERVNEVSSTALLPLPGVGLIAVGSYDPNRFYPGMGTLFLRMMGESLVTGLQRFRSA from the coding sequence ATGAACGACACAGTCGAGAAAATCGGTGCCCATGAAGTTGCAGCCTGGCTGCGGCGTCATCCGACCTTCCTCAAGCAGTTCCCCGATCTGGCACTGACCATGGTGGTGCCGCGCGACGACGGCCCCACCGCCTCGCTCGCCAGCTACCAGCTGGAAGTGCTGCGCGACAAGAACCGCGAGCTGTCGCGGCGCTTGGCCGACCTCGGCGCGAACGCGCAGATCAACGAACGCCTGGCCGTGCGTACCCACCAGCTGACCCTGGCGCTGATGCGCCAGACCAGCGCCGCCGACACCCTGCGTGCGATGGCTGCCTCGTTGGAAGAAGATTTCGCCGGCGACCTGGTGCGCATCGTCTCCTTCGACGACGTGCCGGAACTTGCTGAAGCGCCATGGCTGCAGGTCATCGCCAAGGACGACCAACGGCTGGCCGCGTTCCACGATTGCCTGCAGGACGGCGAGCCCATCTGCGGCCGCCTGCAGCAGGAAAAGAATGATGTGCTATACGGCGAGCGGGTAAACGAAGTGTCGTCCACCGCACTGTTGCCGTTGCCGGGTGTTGGCCTGATCGCGGTAGGCAGCTACGACCCCAACCGTTTCTATCCCGGCATGGGCACGCTGTTCCTGCGCATGATGGGCGAATCGTTGGTGACGGGCCTGCAGCGCTTCCGCAGCGCTTGA
- a CDS encoding prolyl oligopeptidase family serine peptidase: MSRLTSACLVAGLLSSGLAGAAMAADDSQDKYAWLEDVTGDKQLGWVKEQNAKSEGRLAVTPQFKAMEAGIREVLDSDAKIPGVEKIGDYYYNFWKDKQHERGVWRRTTLVEYRKAEPLWETVLDLDALNKAEGENWVWHGANCLRPEYNRCLIALSRGGADADVTREFDVSKKDWIKDGFFRAEAKGGLGWIDQDNVFVYTDFGSGSMTTSGYPRVVKRWQRGTPISAATTVYEGKPEDMYISAMHDDTPGFERNFVSRTIAFYNNELFLIGADGKLTKVDAPNSAEKGVRREWLTLELREPWTVGGKTYTAGSLLATKFDDFMAGKREFDVLFAPTDTTSLAGTTWTKSHVVLNVLDDVKNRLKVLTHGKDGWVSSDFTGAPAFGTIGVGAVDADESDAVWMTVTDYLTPTTLALAEIGKQPEVLKTMPAFFDASDKVIEQHFATSKDGTRVPYFVVHDKAMKLDGSNPTLLYGYGGFEISLTPSYSGGMGRSWLDKGGVYVVANIRGGGEYGPRWHQAALKQNRHKAYEDMAAVAQDLVTRNITSAKHLGVQGGSNGGLLTGNMLTQYPELFGAVVVQVPLLDMKRYSHLLAGASWMAEYGNPDTADWDFIKTFSPYHLFDPAKSYPPVLFTTSTRDDRVHPGHARKMAAKMIDAGKDVTYYENIEGGHGGAANNAQAAHMSALAYSFLWEQLSKK; the protein is encoded by the coding sequence ATGTCCCGACTCACCTCTGCCTGCCTTGTGGCAGGTCTGCTTTCTTCCGGCCTGGCCGGGGCCGCCATGGCCGCTGACGACTCCCAGGACAAGTACGCCTGGCTGGAAGACGTTACCGGCGACAAACAGCTGGGCTGGGTGAAGGAGCAGAACGCCAAGTCCGAAGGCCGCCTGGCCGTGACCCCGCAGTTCAAGGCGATGGAAGCCGGTATCCGCGAAGTGCTGGATTCGGACGCCAAGATCCCGGGCGTCGAGAAGATCGGCGATTACTACTACAACTTCTGGAAGGACAAGCAGCACGAGCGCGGCGTCTGGCGCCGTACCACGTTGGTCGAGTACCGCAAGGCCGAGCCGCTGTGGGAAACCGTGCTGGACCTGGACGCACTGAACAAGGCCGAGGGCGAGAACTGGGTATGGCACGGCGCCAACTGCCTGCGTCCGGAGTACAACCGCTGCCTGATCGCGCTGTCGCGCGGCGGCGCCGATGCGGATGTCACCCGTGAGTTCGACGTCTCGAAGAAGGACTGGATCAAGGACGGCTTCTTCCGCGCCGAGGCCAAGGGCGGTCTGGGCTGGATCGACCAGGACAACGTCTTCGTCTACACCGATTTCGGCAGTGGTTCGATGACCACCTCCGGCTACCCGCGCGTGGTCAAGCGCTGGCAGCGCGGCACCCCGATCAGCGCCGCAACCACGGTGTACGAGGGCAAGCCGGAGGACATGTACATTTCGGCGATGCACGACGATACGCCCGGCTTCGAGCGTAACTTCGTCAGCCGCACGATTGCCTTCTACAACAACGAGCTGTTCCTGATCGGCGCCGACGGCAAGCTGACCAAGGTCGACGCGCCGAACTCGGCCGAGAAGGGGGTCCGTCGCGAATGGCTGACCCTGGAACTGCGTGAGCCGTGGACGGTGGGCGGCAAGACCTACACCGCCGGTTCACTGCTGGCGACGAAGTTCGATGACTTCATGGCCGGCAAGCGCGAGTTCGACGTGCTGTTCGCGCCGACCGACACCACCTCGCTGGCCGGCACCACCTGGACCAAGTCGCACGTGGTGTTGAACGTGCTGGACGACGTCAAGAATCGCCTGAAGGTGCTGACCCACGGCAAGGACGGTTGGGTAAGCAGCGATTTCACCGGCGCACCGGCCTTCGGCACCATTGGTGTTGGCGCGGTGGACGCAGACGAAAGCGACGCGGTGTGGATGACCGTCACCGACTACCTGACCCCGACCACGCTGGCCCTTGCCGAGATCGGCAAGCAGCCGGAGGTGCTCAAGACCATGCCGGCGTTCTTCGACGCCAGCGACAAGGTGATCGAGCAGCACTTCGCCACCAGCAAGGATGGCACCCGCGTGCCTTACTTCGTGGTGCACGACAAGGCGATGAAGCTGGACGGCTCCAACCCGACCCTGCTGTACGGCTACGGCGGCTTTGAAATCTCGCTGACGCCGAGTTATTCCGGTGGCATGGGTCGCTCCTGGCTGGACAAGGGCGGCGTGTATGTCGTGGCCAACATCCGCGGCGGTGGCGAGTACGGCCCGCGCTGGCACCAGGCGGCGCTGAAGCAGAACCGCCACAAGGCGTATGAGGACATGGCAGCGGTGGCGCAGGATCTGGTCACCCGCAACATCACTTCGGCCAAGCACCTGGGCGTGCAGGGCGGCAGCAACGGCGGTCTGCTGACCGGCAACATGCTGACCCAGTACCCGGAGCTGTTCGGTGCGGTGGTGGTGCAGGTTCCGCTGCTCGACATGAAGCGCTATAGCCACCTGCTGGCCGGCGCCTCGTGGATGGCCGAGTACGGCAACCCGGATACGGCCGATTGGGACTTCATCAAGACCTTCTCGCCGTACCACCTGTTCGACCCGGCCAAGAGCTACCCGCCGGTGCTGTTCACCACCTCCACCCGCGATGACCGCGTCCACCCGGGCCACGCACGCAAGATGGCGGCCAAGATGATCGACGCAGGCAAGGACGTGACCTACTACGAGAACATCGAAGGCGGTCATGGTGGTGCGGCGAACAATGCGCAGGCTGCGCATATGTCGGCACTGGCTTACAGCTTCCTGTGGGAACAGCTGAGCAAGAAGTGA
- the dapF gene encoding diaminopimelate epimerase: protein MSKSATGRMRFSKMHGAGNDFVVLDLRDGSAPPNAEQAALLADRHRGVGCDQILTIEAPRSEGAVASYRIWNSDGSTSQQCGNGARCVAAWLVRDGAVQGDDFIIDSPTRTHAVQRLANGEYAVAMGKPEFEPEQIPLLGFPRAREEYMTSLQGENVRFGAVSMGNPHAVLEVGSVDAAPVERVGPLLQQNPSFPESVNVGFAQVMDAGHARLRVYERGVGETLACGSGACAAAVVLMQRGRLQRDALISLPGGDLRIQWPADDAEIVMSGPAAFVFDGEWMG, encoded by the coding sequence ATGAGTAAGTCGGCAACAGGGCGCATGCGCTTCAGCAAGATGCATGGCGCCGGCAATGATTTCGTGGTGTTGGACCTGCGTGACGGCAGCGCGCCGCCGAATGCCGAACAGGCAGCGCTGCTGGCCGACCGCCATCGCGGTGTGGGCTGCGACCAGATCCTGACCATCGAAGCCCCGCGCAGCGAAGGCGCGGTGGCGTCCTACCGCATCTGGAACTCCGACGGCTCCACCTCGCAGCAATGTGGCAATGGCGCGCGCTGCGTGGCCGCCTGGCTGGTACGCGACGGCGCGGTGCAGGGCGACGACTTCATCATCGACAGCCCCACCCGCACCCACGCCGTGCAGCGCCTGGCCAATGGCGAATACGCCGTGGCCATGGGCAAGCCCGAGTTCGAGCCGGAACAGATTCCGCTGCTGGGCTTCCCGCGTGCACGCGAGGAATACATGACCTCGCTGCAGGGCGAGAACGTGCGCTTCGGCGCCGTGTCGATGGGCAACCCGCACGCCGTGCTGGAAGTCGGTTCGGTCGACGCCGCACCGGTAGAGCGGGTAGGGCCCTTGCTGCAGCAGAACCCCTCGTTCCCGGAATCGGTGAACGTCGGCTTCGCCCAGGTAATGGATGCCGGCCACGCCCGACTGCGCGTCTACGAGCGCGGCGTTGGCGAGACCCTGGCCTGTGGCAGCGGTGCCTGCGCGGCCGCGGTAGTGCTGATGCAGCGCGGCCGCCTGCAGCGTGACGCCTTGATCTCCTTGCCCGGTGGCGACCTGCGTATCCAATGGCCGGCAGACGATGCCGAGATCGTGATGTCCGGCCCGGCAGCATTCGTATTCGACGGAGAGTGGATGGGATGA
- a CDS encoding lipocalin family protein, with translation MRPIPVFLSAVLLSLALPLTPANAQEAAPATTTVEGIAEGPIDLQRFMGRWYVIGRVPNFIERGHVASVNTYTLRDDNKVSIKYQFREGFAEPEEEIDIRAKVDEESGNRSWRTWFYRVVPTRSRILEVAPDYSWALIGYPGREMAWIFAREPDMDNATYRQLATRLRDKYDVNTDKLKRVPQHQQQVDKLGFEVPNKK, from the coding sequence ATGCGACCGATTCCTGTCTTCCTGTCCGCCGTATTGTTGAGTCTCGCCCTGCCGCTGACCCCGGCCAATGCACAGGAGGCTGCTCCGGCGACGACGACGGTGGAGGGGATCGCCGAGGGCCCGATCGACCTGCAGCGCTTCATGGGCCGCTGGTATGTGATTGGCCGCGTGCCGAATTTCATCGAGCGCGGCCATGTCGCCAGCGTCAACACCTATACCCTGCGCGACGACAACAAGGTTTCCATCAAATATCAATTCCGCGAAGGTTTTGCCGAGCCGGAAGAAGAGATCGACATCCGCGCCAAGGTGGACGAAGAAAGCGGCAACCGCAGCTGGCGTACCTGGTTCTACCGGGTAGTGCCCACCCGTTCGCGCATTCTTGAGGTTGCTCCGGATTATTCCTGGGCACTGATTGGCTACCCGGGCCGCGAGATGGCATGGATCTTCGCCCGCGAGCCGGACATGGACAACGCCACCTACCGCCAGTTGGCCACGCGCCTGCGCGACAAGTACGACGTCAACACCGACAAGCTCAAGCGCGTGCCGCAGCACCAACAGCAGGTGGACAAGCTGGGCTTTGAAGTGCCGAACAAGAAGTAA
- a CDS encoding S9 family peptidase: MKPLLCLLVASLMINTAAASQPTPPDVEKRPHTVTAPFGAQREDAYYWLRDDERKEPAMLAYLNAENAYTDALMAPLKPLQDKLYAEIVGRIKQDDASVPYRERGYWYYTRYETGKDYPIHARRKGDMQAPEEVLLDLNVLAEGKGYYAVSDMDISRDNTLLAYAEDSVGRRQYTIRFKDLATGKVLDDVIEGVSANVIWADDNRTLFYVENDPETLLTVRVKKHVLGTPASADVLVYEEKDDSFYMGIGRTRDDRFITIGVDSTVSSELRYTSAANPGEFAVLAKRERDVEYDADHYNGQWVIRTNADGATNFKLVTAPEGATDRKQWKDWVKHDPQVLIEGFELFDGYTAIAERAEALERVRLLFADGRSEFVKADEPAYSMGLSVNAEPETEWLRYSYTSLTTPATTYELNVKTGERRLLKQQPVIGYDSSKYETERVWVTARDGARIPVSLVYKKGFKKDGTAALYQYAYGSYGMSMDPNFNQSVVSLLNRGVVYAIAHIRGGQEMGRSWYDDGKLLHKQNTFNDFVDVTRALVAQGYAAKDRVAASGGSAGGLLMGAVANQAPGDYRVMVAQVPFVDVVTTMLDASIPLTTNEYDEWGNPEQKPYYDYMLKYSPYDNVTAQAYPSLFVGTGLWDSQVQYWEPAKWVAKLRDVNTGTAPIVFRTNMEAGHGGKSGRFQRYKEQAESFAFVLGQLGLAD; encoded by the coding sequence ATGAAACCTCTTCTTTGCCTGTTGGTTGCAAGCCTGATGATCAATACCGCCGCCGCGTCCCAGCCCACCCCGCCTGATGTCGAGAAGCGCCCGCATACGGTGACCGCGCCGTTCGGTGCGCAGCGCGAGGATGCGTATTACTGGCTGCGCGATGACGAGCGCAAGGAGCCGGCGATGCTGGCCTACCTCAACGCCGAGAACGCCTACACCGACGCCCTGATGGCGCCGCTCAAGCCGCTGCAGGACAAGCTCTACGCCGAGATCGTCGGCCGCATCAAGCAGGACGATGCCAGCGTGCCCTACCGCGAGCGCGGCTACTGGTATTACACCCGCTACGAGACCGGCAAGGATTACCCCATCCACGCCCGCCGCAAGGGCGACATGCAAGCGCCGGAAGAGGTGCTGCTGGATCTCAACGTGCTGGCCGAGGGCAAGGGCTATTACGCCGTCAGCGACATGGACATCAGTCGCGACAACACCTTGCTGGCCTATGCCGAAGATTCTGTCGGCCGCCGCCAGTACACCATCCGCTTCAAGGACCTGGCCACCGGCAAGGTGCTGGACGACGTGATCGAGGGCGTGTCGGCCAATGTGATCTGGGCCGATGACAACCGCACGCTGTTCTACGTCGAGAACGACCCGGAAACCCTGCTCACCGTGCGCGTCAAGAAGCACGTGCTCGGCACCCCGGCCAGCGCCGACGTGCTGGTCTATGAGGAGAAGGACGACAGCTTCTACATGGGCATCGGCCGCACCCGCGACGACCGCTTCATCACCATCGGCGTGGACAGCACCGTGTCCTCCGAGCTGCGTTACACCTCTGCGGCCAACCCGGGCGAGTTCGCTGTGCTGGCCAAGCGCGAGCGCGACGTCGAATACGACGCTGACCATTACAACGGCCAGTGGGTGATCCGCACCAATGCCGATGGCGCCACCAACTTCAAGCTGGTCACCGCGCCGGAAGGTGCCACTGACCGCAAGCAGTGGAAGGATTGGGTCAAGCACGATCCGCAGGTGCTGATCGAAGGCTTCGAGTTGTTCGATGGCTATACCGCCATCGCCGAACGTGCCGAAGCGCTGGAACGCGTGCGCCTGCTGTTCGCCGATGGCCGCAGCGAGTTCGTCAAGGCCGATGAGCCGGCTTACTCGATGGGCCTGTCGGTCAACGCCGAGCCGGAAACCGAATGGCTGCGTTACAGCTACACCTCGCTGACCACCCCGGCCACCACCTACGAACTCAACGTCAAGACCGGCGAGCGCCGCCTGCTCAAGCAGCAGCCGGTGATCGGCTATGACTCGAGCAAGTATGAAACCGAGCGCGTCTGGGTGACCGCCCGCGATGGCGCGCGCATCCCGGTGTCGCTGGTCTACAAGAAGGGCTTCAAGAAGGACGGCACTGCCGCCCTGTACCAGTACGCCTACGGCAGCTACGGCATGTCGATGGACCCCAACTTCAACCAGAGCGTGGTCAGTCTGCTCAATCGTGGCGTGGTCTACGCCATCGCCCACATCCGCGGCGGCCAGGAAATGGGCCGAAGCTGGTACGACGACGGCAAGCTGCTGCACAAGCAGAACACCTTCAACGATTTCGTCGACGTCACCCGCGCGCTGGTCGCACAGGGCTACGCCGCCAAGGACCGCGTCGCGGCCTCGGGCGGCAGCGCCGGTGGCCTGCTGATGGGCGCGGTGGCCAACCAGGCCCCGGGCGACTACCGGGTAATGGTTGCGCAGGTGCCGTTCGTCGACGTGGTCACCACCATGCTCGACGCCAGCATCCCGCTGACCACCAACGAGTACGACGAGTGGGGCAACCCGGAGCAGAAGCCGTACTACGACTACATGCTCAAGTACTCGCCGTACGACAACGTCACCGCCCAGGCCTATCCGTCGCTGTTCGTCGGCACCGGCCTGTGGGATTCGCAGGTGCAGTACTGGGAGCCGGCCAAGTGGGTGGCCAAGCTGCGTGACGTCAACACCGGCACCGCGCCGATCGTCTTCCGCACCAACATGGAAGCGGGCCACGGCGGCAAGTCCGGCCGCTTCCAGCGGTACAAGGAACAGGCCGAGTCCTTCGCCTTCGTGCTGGGGCAACTGGGCCTGGCCGACTGA
- the lptM gene encoding LPS translocon maturation chaperone LptM, whose translation MNKTSRFLILIPAAFLLLGLSACGNKGPLVMPQKPVPIEEQEVTPAEQPAADPATDKTDPAADKKADEAVEDATGGAGVNE comes from the coding sequence ATGAACAAGACGTCCCGTTTCCTGATTCTCATCCCGGCGGCCTTCCTGCTGCTGGGTCTCAGTGCCTGCGGCAACAAAGGCCCCTTGGTGATGCCGCAGAAGCCGGTGCCGATCGAGGAACAGGAAGTCACCCCGGCCGAGCAGCCCGCTGCCGACCCCGCCACCGACAAAACCGATCCGGCCGCCGACAAGAAGGCGGACGAGGCCGTGGAAGACGCCACCGGTGGTGCTGGCGTAAATGAGTAA
- a CDS encoding histidine phosphatase family protein translates to MQVASAPAGTRTLYFVRHGQSMANAGAFAMADREIPLSALGRQQVQDLLAHWALRPAQLYCSQMLRARQTAEYFADAHGLAAQEIAELDEFSYLALATVEGKAPGDVAVLAREYWQRGDPAHRDDDVADSFDDFAARVEAFLARLHDFDDGSVFVGHGIWIGLLAWRLQGRAVNRPADMQAFRAFQTAMHVPNAGVYSLEIAAGDGTARLAALDVGAA, encoded by the coding sequence ATGCAGGTGGCGTCCGCCCCGGCTGGAACGCGGACGCTGTACTTCGTTCGGCATGGGCAGAGCATGGCCAACGCGGGAGCGTTCGCCATGGCTGATCGGGAGATTCCGCTCAGCGCATTGGGCCGGCAGCAGGTGCAGGATCTTCTGGCGCACTGGGCATTGCGACCAGCGCAGCTGTACTGCTCACAGATGCTGCGTGCCCGGCAGACGGCGGAGTACTTCGCCGATGCCCACGGGCTTGCTGCGCAGGAGATCGCCGAACTGGACGAGTTCAGTTATCTGGCGCTTGCCACTGTCGAGGGCAAGGCGCCCGGTGACGTGGCGGTATTGGCACGCGAATACTGGCAGCGCGGCGATCCTGCACATCGTGACGACGATGTTGCCGACAGCTTCGATGATTTCGCGGCTCGGGTTGAGGCCTTCCTGGCCCGCCTGCATGACTTCGACGATGGCAGCGTATTCGTGGGCCATGGCATCTGGATCGGCCTGCTGGCCTGGCGCCTGCAAGGACGGGCGGTGAACAGGCCTGCGGACATGCAGGCATTCCGTGCCTTCCAGACCGCGATGCATGTGCCCAATGCCGGCGTGTACAGCTTGGAAATTGCCGCAGGCGACGGCACTGCACGGCTCGCGGCGCTGGATGTCGGCGCTGCCTGA